In Gimesia benthica, a single window of DNA contains:
- a CDS encoding NAD(P)/FAD-dependent oxidoreductase, translated as MMKVATRKQNVAVIGAGIGGLCCARQLSAAGFSVRIFDKSRGVGGRVSVRRHQTDIAFDHGAQYFTVEDTEMAQQVESWLAAGVVAPWQCRMGSLDTGVWKPTNSETRHFVGVPDMTAIAKHLARDLELILQTRVTSVARHEHGWQLLGDEEWDLGIYDVLILNAPAPQSASLLKNFPEFAQQIDAAKFAPCWSVMLAFDQPLDVPWDAATVHDSPLSWIARNSSKPGRPTRPDCWLLQGNPDWSNTHLEDVKEIVMAQLISCFWEAIGLVPRPHRLADVHRWRFALPSELLEQQYLFNEDLGVGACGDWCVGPRIESAYLSGLALAEEVRKRY; from the coding sequence ATGATGAAAGTGGCAACTCGCAAACAAAATGTTGCTGTAATTGGTGCCGGGATTGGTGGACTGTGCTGCGCTCGCCAGCTTAGTGCTGCCGGATTCAGCGTCCGAATCTTTGATAAAAGTCGTGGAGTTGGTGGACGGGTTTCCGTGCGACGTCACCAGACGGATATCGCGTTCGATCATGGGGCCCAATACTTCACTGTCGAGGATACGGAAATGGCTCAGCAAGTCGAAAGCTGGCTTGCGGCCGGAGTTGTCGCTCCCTGGCAGTGTCGCATGGGGTCGCTCGATACGGGAGTCTGGAAGCCAACGAATTCAGAGACGAGGCACTTTGTCGGTGTACCAGATATGACGGCGATTGCGAAGCATCTGGCTCGTGACCTGGAGCTGATTTTGCAGACTCGAGTGACGTCAGTCGCCCGACACGAACATGGCTGGCAATTACTCGGTGATGAAGAATGGGATCTCGGCATTTATGATGTTTTGATTCTCAACGCCCCGGCTCCCCAGTCAGCCAGCCTGCTGAAGAATTTTCCGGAATTCGCACAGCAGATTGACGCCGCTAAGTTCGCGCCCTGCTGGTCGGTCATGTTAGCTTTCGATCAGCCGTTGGATGTCCCCTGGGATGCTGCGACTGTTCATGATTCGCCACTTTCCTGGATCGCTCGCAACAGCAGTAAGCCGGGACGCCCGACGAGGCCGGATTGCTGGTTGCTGCAAGGAAATCCTGACTGGTCTAACACACACTTGGAAGACGTAAAAGAAATTGTGATGGCCCAACTGATTTCCTGCTTTTGGGAAGCCATCGGCTTAGTGCCACGGCCCCATAGACTCGCTGATGTCCATCGTTGGCGATTTGCGTTGCCCAGCGAACTGCTGGAACAACAGTACCTGTTTAATGAAGATTTAGGAGTGGGAGCTTGCGGAGACTGGTGTGTCGGACCACGCATTGAGAGTGCATATCTTAGTGGGCTTGCGCTGGCCGAAGAAGTCAGAAAACGCTATTGA